A single Cyclopterus lumpus isolate fCycLum1 chromosome 1, fCycLum1.pri, whole genome shotgun sequence DNA region contains:
- the sgms2a gene encoding phosphatidylcholine:ceramide cholinephosphotransferase 2, which translates to MASQELVDARANDNPIPGMEGDAAPGNGKICPVHTPGGEDTKRGFRKGIGRHNDYVKISVPESKVNRLPMEWLKTALAIFYAGFNLVLTTVVITIVHERVPPKESSPPLPDKFFDYIDRVKWAFTVTEINGMVLLAIWMIQLFFFKYRSIACRRFFFLIGTLYLYRCVTMYITTLPVPGMHMTCAPKLHGDSQAKIQRILRLISGGGLSMTNSHLLCGDFLYSGHTVMLTLTYLFIKEYSPRSFWWYHLICWLLSAVGVVCILVAHEHYSVDVVVAYFITSRLFWWYHTMANLQTLKCSPNNYLTNTWWNPLFNFMERNVQTSVPCSYSWPITWPPACLKSPCKKYSMVQSTREE; encoded by the exons ATGGCGTCACAGGAGCTTGTGGATGCGAGAGCTAATGATAATCCGATCCCGGGAATGGAGGGTGATGCTGCGCCCGGCAACGGTAAAATCTGTCCGGTCCACACGCCTGGTGGAGAGGATACAAAGAGGGGCTTTCGGAAAGGCATAGGGAGGCATAATGACTATGTCAAGATTTCCGTGCCAGAGTCCAAGGTCAATCGTCTGCCCATGGAGTGGTTGAAGACAGCGCTGGCCATCTTTTATGCCGGCTTCAACTTGGTCCTGACGACAGTCGTCATCACTATTGTCCACGAGAGGGTCCCACCGAAAGAAAGCAGCCCGCCTCTTCCTGATAAGTTTTTTGACTATATTGACAGGGtcaaatgggcatttacagtcACAGAGATCAACGGCATGGTGCTGCTGGCCATTTGGATGATCCAGTTGTTCTTCTTCAAATACAG ATCAATAGCATGCAGGCGGTTCTTCTTCCTCATTGGCACCCTGTACTTGTACCGCTGTGTCACCATGTACATCACCACCCTGCCTGTGCCTGGCATGCATATGACTTGTGCTCCTAAG CTTCACGGAGACTCACAGGCAAAAATCCAACGAATTCTGCGACTGATTTCAGGTGGAGGTCTGTCCATGACAAACTCCCACCTCTTGTGTGGAGACTTCCTCTACAGTGGACACACTGTGATGCTCACCCTCACCTACCTATTCATCAAGGAAT ACTCGCCACGATCGTTTTGGTGGTACCATCTGATATGCTGGCTGCTGAGCGCCGTGGGTGTGGTGTGCATCTTGGTGGCACATGAGCACTACAGTGTGGATGTGGTCGTGGCCTATTTTATCACCTCCCGCCTGTTCTGGTGGTACCACACCATGGCCAACTTACAG ACTCTGAAATGCTCGCCTAACAACTACCTCACCAACACCTGGTGGAACCCACTGTTCAACTTCATGGAGAGGAACGTGCAAACCTCGGTGCCATGCTCTTACAGTTGGCCCATCACCTGGCCTCCTGCCTGCCTGAAGAGCCCCTGCAAGAAGTACTCAATGGTTCAGAGCACACGAGAGGAGTGA
- the LOC117739186 gene encoding cytochrome P450 2U1, translating into MVSLSWLQRLSSALLSRGDSAALLVFLLVLCLLYVRQKRRDLAKIPPGPPPWPLVGNFGFFFVPSFIRRRFGPKSDSADKNAMIALTEKAEVYGNMFSIFVGSQLMVVLNGYEVVKDALSNHPEVFSDRPDIPTVTIMTKRKGIVFAPYGPVWRKQRKFCHTTLRNFGLGKLSLEPCIQQGLATLKTELLQLSEKSAATGLNLAPLISNAVSNVICSLILGQRFHHEDPEFRNMLGLMDRGLEICVNSPAVLINIFPLLYYLPFGVFKELRQVEEDITAFLKRIIVKHRETLDPDHPRDLVDMYLMEMVAKQAAGEENSSFTEDYLFYIIGDLFIAGTDTTANSVLWILLYMVLHPDIQDKVQREIDEVVGVQRILSLTDKGSLPFTEATIMEVQRLTVAVPLAIPHMASETTEFRGYTIPKGTVIVPNLWSVHRDPTVWDEPDSFNPARFLDEEGKVFRKECFIPFGIGRRVCMGEQLAKMELFLTVTSLLQAFKFSLPEGTPPPTLNGRFGLTLAPCLYNVCVSPRS; encoded by the exons ATGGTGTCGCTGTCGTGGCTGCAGCGTCTGAGCAGCGCTTTACTGTCGCGAGGCGACAGTGCAGCTCTGCTCGTGTTCCTGCTCGTGCTCTGTTTACTTTATGTTCGTCAGAAGCGACGGGACCTCGCGAAAATCCCACCGGGACCGCCGCCGTGGCCGCTAGTCGGGAACTTCGGCTTCTTCTTCGTGCCCTCTTTCATCCGGAGGAGGTTTGGACCGAAATCTGACAGCGCCGACAAAAACGCGATGATTGCTTTAACGGAAAAAGCCGAAGTTTATGGCAACATGTTCAGTATTTTTGTCGGGAGCCAGTTGATGGTGGTGCTGAACGGATATGAGGTGGTCAAGGATGCGCTTTCAAACCATCCCGAGGTGTTCTCCGACAGACCAGATATCCCCACTGTCACCATCATGACCAAACGCAAAG GAATAGTCTTTGCACCTTACGGGCCAGTGTGGAGAAAGCAGCGTAAGTTTTGCCACACCACACTCCGAAACTTTGGCCTGGGGAAACTGAGCTTGGAGCCTTGCATCCAGCAAGGCCTGGCTACCCTCAAGacggagctgctgcagctgagtgAGAAGTCTGCTGCCACCGGGTTGAACCTGGCCCCGCTGATTAGCAACGCCGTGTCAAACGTCATCTGCTCACTGATCCTGGGACAGCGTTTCCACCACGAGGACCCCGAGTTCCGCAACATGCTGGGCCTGATGGATCGTGGGCTGGAGATCTGCGTGAACAGCCCTGCGGTCCTCATCAACATCTTCCCCCTGCTGTACTACCTGCCTTTTGGGGTATTCAAGGAGTTGCGTCAGGTGGAAGAAGACATCACAGCGTTTCTGAAGAGAATTATTGTCAAGCACCGGGAAACATTAGACCCAGATCACCCGAGGGATCTTGTGGACATGTACTTGATGGAGATGGTGGCCAAGCAAGCTGCTGGAGAGGAGAACAGCAGCTTCACAGAAGACTATCTCTTTTATATAATAGGAGATCTCTTCATCGCTGGCACTGACACCACCGCAAACTCAGTTTTGTGGATTCTGCTCTACATGGTCCTGCACCCTGATATCCAAG ACAAGGTCCAGAGAGAGATCGATGAAGTGGTGGGCGTACAGCGGATCCTGTCTTTGACTGACAAGGGAAGTTTGCCTTTTACTGAAGCCACCATCATGGAGGTGCAGAGACTGACTGTTGCGGTCCCTCTGGCTATTCCTCACATGGCCTCCGAGACAACAG AGTTCAGAGGCTACACTATTCCGAAAGGAACAGTTATTGTTCCCAACCTGTGGTCTGTTCATAGAGATCCTACAGTATGGGACGAGCCCGACAGTTTCAACCCAGCACGCTTCTTAGACGAGGAGGGAAAGGTGTTCAGGAAAGAGTGCTTCATACCATTCGGGATTG GTCGCAGAGTGTGCATGGGTGAACAGCTGGCGAAGATGGAGCTGTTCCTGACGGTTACCAGCTTACTGCAGGCCTTCAAATTCAGCCTGCCAGAGGGAACGCCTCCTCCTACGCTGAACGGACGATTCGGCCTGACGCTGGCTCCCTGCCTATACAATGTGTGCGTGAGCCCTCGTAGTTGA